A stretch of Gossypium hirsutum isolate 1008001.06 chromosome A06, Gossypium_hirsutum_v2.1, whole genome shotgun sequence DNA encodes these proteins:
- the LOC107962586 gene encoding uncharacterized protein isoform X1 encodes MGEKEGSGSGNLKLSRPTVAEKFWDGSLKLNSSVTVSVVAFFKSGEKMPDIKWSELVEVKGKVRLEAFEKYIQELARSRNRGLMVVSLCWKEGSSRSGLVGLNEMAKGYKKGERVGFAQLSPGIDLYICPRSDAIITILAKHGFFKGMAAVEDKKNSLIGCVVWRRNHGLSSSVTKKLEKKHSSSTEQPLSSQSDEKVSAKDLPCTQSAKESPRITCTSIESAVINRNEGDNVGSSDSQLKLHTSPASADLPLKTSALSHLSGISLGLQTSSYSDSVPSLRPKGQSSLNEMPHVDTSGPEETKSVLGHQNPVISLPSVIIKELPAIDDDDLPEFDFGAECGISRTPRSKVFDTAVFDKNVVVEGLKKVVASVPLSSPTTQSLPAQCKRRAEDILSPQFAFNSCLNLPPGNKASKLAPVLQAKHTVKSSSVFTPVITSMVAPQKNIFDDDDDDMPEWCPPNVKHTFLESATVARTSIHPTLSNSKLVCSFPGQPSLTFSSSACQLPPLQRSIYANQSPMTASAEPPQPRQTDRYLRRAPSSLMGSNSSHLLRPPIHPPQWKGKGR; translated from the exons ATGGGGGAAAAGGAAGGATCTGGTTCTGGGAATTTGAAGTTGTCTCGGCCTACAGTAGCTGAGAAATTCTGGGATGGCTCCCTTAAGCTTAATTCTTCTGTAACTGTGTCGGTCGTTGCCTTCTTCAAAAG TGGTGAGAAGATGCCTGATATCAAGTGGTCTGAACTTGTAGAAGTCAAAGGAAAAGTTAGATTAGAGGCTTTTGAGAAATATATTCAGGAGCTTGCTCGCTCACGCAATAGAGGGTTGATG GTAGTATCACTCTGCTGGAAAGAAGGGTCTTCTAGATCAGGACTGGTAGGTTTGAATGAG ATGGCCAAAGGGTACAAGAAAGGGGAAAGAGTGGGGTTTGCTCAACTCTCACCTGGTATTGATCTTTACATATGTCCTCGCAGTGATGCCATAATCACCATACTTGCAAAACATGGATTCTTCAAGGGCATGGCTGCTGTTGAAGACAAGAAAAATTCATTAATTGGTTGTGTTGTTTGGAGAAGAAACCATGGACTTTCAAGTTCTGTCACAAAGAAGCTTGAAAAAAAGCATTCTTCTTCGACAGAGCAGCCACTGAGTTCCCAATCTGATGAAAAGGTTTCTGCAAAGGACTTACCTTGCACTCAATCTGCTAAAGAATCGCCCCGAATAACATGCACAAGCATTGAGAGTGCTGTAATTAATAGAAATGAAGGTGACAATGTGGGGAGTAGTGACAGCCAACTGAAACTGCATACTTCTCCTGCCAGTGCTGATCTCCCGCTTAAGACTTCAGCATTGAGCCACTTATCAGGTATTTCACTAGGACTTCAAACATCATCCTATTCTGATTCTGTCCCTTCCTTAAGGCCCAAGGGGCAGTCTTCTCTAAATGAAATGCCTCATGTAGATACCTCAGGACCGGAGGAAACTAAATCTGTTTTGGGACATCAAAATCCTGTAATATCTCTGCCATCAGTTATTATAAAAGAACTTCCTGCCATTGATGATGATGATCTTCCAGAATTTGATTTTGGGGCTGAGTGTGGCATATCTAGAACTCCAAGAAGCAAGGTTTTCGATACAGCAGTGTTTGACAAGAATGTTGTGGTTGAAGGATTAAAGAAAGTTGTTGCGTCAGTGCCATTGTCTTCACCAACTACACAGTCATTACCTGCTCAGTGTAAAAGGAGAGCAGAAGATATCCTTTCTCCTCAGTTTGCATTCAACAGTTGTCTCAACTTGCCTCCAGGAAATAAAGCTTCTAAACTTGCTCCAGTTCTACAAGCAAAACATACTGTCAAAAGCAGCTCAGTCTTCACACCTGTTATCACTAGTATGGTtgcaccacaaaagaatattttcgatgatgatgatgatgacatgCCTGAATGGTGTCCGCCGAATGTAAAGCACACATTTCTTGAATCAGCAACGGTAGCAAGAACTTCTATCCATCCTACTTTATCAAACTCAAAGTTAGTATGTTCATTTCCAGGTCAGCCAAGTCTCACATTCTCTTCTTCAGCTTGTCAATTGCCTCCTCTCCAAAGATCCATTTATGCAAATCAGTCTCCAATGACTGCCTCTGCAGAACCACCACAACCAAGACAAACTGATAGATACCTACGAAGGGCTCCAAGTTCTTTGATGGGGTCCAATTCCAGCCATCTTTTGAGGCCACCTATCCACCCTCCTCAATGGAAGGGCAAGGGGAGATGA